The Diorhabda sublineata isolate icDioSubl1.1 chromosome 6, icDioSubl1.1, whole genome shotgun sequence genome includes a window with the following:
- the LOC130445165 gene encoding uncharacterized protein LOC130445165 has product MANRTCLNDRVTNHGLEIATRSKTDMLRVDDDLSERLSKRRQRTLEHQLNVLEEKPIDSLDHIINIRVSDAKLRDLKERTPLSRKFKTILGVWEPMSYNEFEHQIKRLYKCCLKSIRDLHELHIRRSIGMNILEDIVNRVDPDFLNISHVIHLIWCIMSCMHHFQLRLRTSESGLVSWARKRKSERCVMVYQKLIRVINKNMYRIAVNAIVTFYREGKLWEIEFACTALIIKILEIHRYVKEDLDDIVYTIEIATIDNPDEAKHLTKVLCEIMKYIQCPDITMYILIHIMNMLENSIKPKPTDTFSYVSLRKGMEICVRHAIKILERRELIKVMIIVINKLNSNADNEEIIICFGNIAVYTAKKYNERGGRQSFVDGPLPMVLTLFRSKVTKMTLIGLKIWQSIVDRGKNAHHFVTPKIFFRNCEYNIVLKQCHPKDKALFKKVRHLLYAILIHSFLVSDNKAKLETVYQTIALTLIEIPCGYSVSCIVTIAMSIQEFAFSIMSRDLVRAHHLHATVLSILTLICHIHHATVFYKYVNMIIERRAEWAPHLNPPLKMQYEYAQHHILWNKPELFFEDWEARYGLWKCFRDRMKKGRLKKKK; this is encoded by the exons ATGGCCAATAGGACGTGTCTAAATGATCGTGTCACAAATCATGGTTTGGAGATAGCAACCAGATCTAA GACAGATATGCTTAGAGTCGATGATGACTTATCGGAACGACTCAGTAAAAGAAGACAGAGAACTCTGGAGCATCAGTTAAATGTATTAGAAGAGAAACCCATAGACTCTTTGGatcatattataaatataaggGTATCCGATGCGAAACTTCGCGATCTGAAAGAGAGAACACCCCTgtcaagaaaatttaaaactatcTTAGGAGTTTGGGAGCCCATGTCATACAATGAATTCGAACATCAAATTAAACG ATTATATAAATGCTGTTTGAAAAGTATCAGAGATCTACACGAACTCCATATTAGACGTTCAATAGGAATGAATATTCTAGAAGATATTGTAAATAGAGTGGATcctgattttttaaacatatctCACGTTATCCATTTGATTTGGTGCATTATGAGTTGTATGCATCATTTTCAG TTGAGGCTGAGAACATCGGAATCTGGATTAGTATCTTGGGCGAGAAAAAGAAAATCGGAACGTTGCGTAATGGTGTATCAGAAATTGATAAGAGTGATAAATAAGAATATGTATCGGATTGCAGTGAATGCTATAGTTACGTTTTATAGAGAAGGTAAACTTTGGGAAATCGAGTTTGCCTGTACTGCAttgataatcaaaattttggaaattcatCGTTATGTCAAAGAAG ACCTTGACGACATAGTTTATACGATCGAGATTGCAACTATCGACAATCCCGACGAAGCCAAGCATTTAACGAAAGTTCTCtgtgaaattatgaaatatatacaaTGTCCCGACATCACaatgtatattttaatacaCATCATGAATATGTTAGAAAATAGTATTAAACCTAAACCTACAGATACATTTAGTTATGTTTCTCTGAGGAAAGGCATGGAAATATGTGTTCGACACGCTATAAAAATTCTAGAAAGAAGAGAATTGATCAAAGTTATGATAATCgtaataaacaaattgaattcCAACGCtgataatgaagaaattattatttgttttggaaatattgcTGTTTATACCGCTAAGAAATACAATGAACGAGGAG GTAGGCAATCTTTCGTGGACGGTCCATTACCGATGGTTCTAACTTTATTTAGAtcaaaagtaacaaaaatgACATTAATTGGATTGAAAATCTGGCAAAGTATAGTTGACCGAGGAAAGAACGCGCACCATTTCGTAACACCGAAAATTTTTTTCCGCAATTGCGAATACAACATCGTATTGAAACAATGTCATCCAAAAGATAAAGCTCTATTTAAAAAAGTTCGACATCTCTTATACGCAATATTAATTCACAGTTTTTTAGTGAGCGATAACAAAGCTAAACTAGAAACTGTCTATCAAACGATAGCACTCACATTAATAGAGATTCCATGCGGATATTCAGTATCCTGCATCGTTACTATAGCTATGAGTATACAAGAATTCGCTTTCAGTATCATGTCGAGAGATTTGGTGAGAGCTCATCATCTTCACGCGACAGTTTTGTCAATACTCACCCTTATTTGCCATATTCACCACGCAACAGTTTTCTATAAATACGTGAATATGATTATCGAAAGAAGGGCCGAATGGGCGCCACATTTGAATCCGCCGTTGAAAATGCAATACGAATATGCGCAACATCATATTCTTTGGAATAAGCCCGAACTGTTTTTCGAAGATTGGGAAGCGAGATACGGTTTGTGGAAATGCTTCAGAGATCGGATGAAGAAAGGTcgtttaaagaaaaaaaaatag